The following proteins are encoded in a genomic region of Entelurus aequoreus isolate RoL-2023_Sb linkage group LG01, RoL_Eaeq_v1.1, whole genome shotgun sequence:
- the LOC133637984 gene encoding SUZ domain-containing protein 1-like isoform X2, protein MEKRLAEKLRISQREKESSNHLCPRSPLSMAMVIQDDALPSAPPPQIRILKRPTNNGSLASSLSHNRPTPQVKSLAQREAEYAEARKRILGSACPEETAQDKNSTDRSARSNNNSNNNNSSSSSSTMSTSDEDVRANKHTVRPPSSPDGTRGFRQHR, encoded by the exons ATGGAAAAGCGGTTAGCGGAGAAGCTAAGGATCAGCCAGAGAGAAAA AGAGTCCAGTAACCATCTTTGTCCCCGCTCCCCACTGAGCATGGCCATGGTCATCCAGGACGATGCTCTGCCCTCAGCGCCGCCGCCTCAGATCCGCATCTTGAAACGGCCGACCAACAACGGCTCGCTGGCCTCGTCTCTGAGTCACAACCGACCCACGCCGCAGGTCAAGTCCTTGGCTCAGCGGGAGGCTGAGTACGCAGAGGCCAGGAAGAGGATTTTAGGGAGCGCCTGCCCGGAAGAAACCGCTCAGGACAAGAACAGCACAGACAG ATCCGCTCgcagcaacaacaacagcaacaacaacaacagcagcagcagcagcagcacaatGTCGACTTCAGACGAGGACGTGCGCGCCAACAAGCACACCGTGAGACCACCTAGCAGTCCCGATGGCACACGAGGCTTCAGGCAGCACAGATAA
- the LOC133637984 gene encoding SUZ domain-containing protein 1-like isoform X1 produces MDEEVAESWEEAAENGEMEKRLAEKLRISQREKESSNHLCPRSPLSMAMVIQDDALPSAPPPQIRILKRPTNNGSLASSLSHNRPTPQVKSLAQREAEYAEARKRILGSACPEETAQDKNSTDRSARSNNNSNNNNSSSSSSTMSTSDEDVRANKHTVRPPSSPDGTRGFRQHR; encoded by the exons ATGGATGAGGAGGTGGCGGAAAGTTGGGAGGAAGCTGCTGAAAACGGG GAAATGGAAAAGCGGTTAGCGGAGAAGCTAAGGATCAGCCAGAGAGAAAA AGAGTCCAGTAACCATCTTTGTCCCCGCTCCCCACTGAGCATGGCCATGGTCATCCAGGACGATGCTCTGCCCTCAGCGCCGCCGCCTCAGATCCGCATCTTGAAACGGCCGACCAACAACGGCTCGCTGGCCTCGTCTCTGAGTCACAACCGACCCACGCCGCAGGTCAAGTCCTTGGCTCAGCGGGAGGCTGAGTACGCAGAGGCCAGGAAGAGGATTTTAGGGAGCGCCTGCCCGGAAGAAACCGCTCAGGACAAGAACAGCACAGACAG ATCCGCTCgcagcaacaacaacagcaacaacaacaacagcagcagcagcagcagcacaatGTCGACTTCAGACGAGGACGTGCGCGCCAACAAGCACACCGTGAGACCACCTAGCAGTCCCGATGGCACACGAGGCTTCAGGCAGCACAGATAA